The Drosophila innubila isolate TH190305 chromosome 3R unlocalized genomic scaffold, UK_Dinn_1.0 2_E_3R, whole genome shotgun sequence genome has a segment encoding these proteins:
- the LOC117792596 gene encoding uncharacterized protein LOC117792596, with protein sequence MISYYGLYCLMMLCMNGLTSANNDTQTDPPKQADLPNQAEQPKELNDSKCKPNEVLTAKKGCVNREEYMERILMDTWVDENLDAAKNKAGLERTVECQEGEILTAFGCAPEKQPLRNSKWERPTILHSHLYGNKVFKSSDGIPDTDTSKEALDKLLGSSNIGSDANSVSRGTLKKGGRPRNLDIDENLTGDRTIGHNRPRSYVFLPGRKLQSNRKCRPYEVLGRNDRCIRKLGRTGLYKHNDHQYGRQLRHRHDASNLS encoded by the coding sequence ATGATATCATATTATGGTCTATACTGTTTGATGATGCTATGCATGAATGGACTGACAAGTGCCAACAATGACACCCAAACAGATCCACCTAAACAGGCAGATCTTCCAAATCAAGCTGAGCAACCAAAGGAACTGAATGACTCCAAGTGCAAGCCCAACGAAGTTCTAACTGCCAAGAAGGGGTGCGTCAATCGGGAGGAATATATGGAACGCATACTCATGGACACATGGGTCGATGAGAACTTGGATGCTGCCAAAAATAAAGCGGGTCTTGAGCGAACAGTTGAGTGCCAAGAGGGTGAGATACTTACCGCCTTTGGCTGTGCACCGGAGAAGCAACCACTCCGAAACAGTAAATGGGAACGTCCGACCATCCTTCACAGTCATCTGTACGGAAACAAGGTGTTCAAGAGCAGCGACGGAATTCCTGATACGGATACCAGCAAGGAAGCATTAGACAAGCTATTGGGTTCGTCTAATATCGGATCTGATGCCAATAGTGTAAGCCGTGGAACTCTCAAAAAGGGGGGTAGGCCAAGAAATCTTGACATTGATGAGAATTTGACCGGCGATCGCACTATCGGCCACAATCGTCCTCGCTCGTATGTTTTTCTGCCGGGAAGGAAGCTACAAAGCAATCGGAAGTGTCGTCCATACGAGGTCCTTGGTCGCAATGATCGGTGCATTCGAAAGCTCGGAAGAACCGGATTATACAAGCACAATGATCATCAGTACGGAAGGCAGCTGCGACATCGTCATGACGCCTCTAATTTAAGCTGA